Proteins co-encoded in one Podospora pseudoanserina strain CBS 124.78 chromosome 7 map unlocalized CBS124.78p_7, whole genome shotgun sequence genomic window:
- a CDS encoding uncharacterized protein (EggNog:ENOG503NWX3; COG:U), with amino-acid sequence MAAPTDKTYFPPLEDCLKGRAPLLSWRLVASALEDSNSDRLTSTAVSDFLRDGFVHQLIKEPTKPFSPPTNQSKLDFQTRTGAINVVPSPKDPYDLKQIKEDAAWLSKNANVNEVAALRIVVVEYQSRAHSHLTGPFSTQDAANIREAAGVSDAQASSFLSSLNVVAVVDAEANWAEFESETKRRQRLITTFLTERRSFFASADAFTTFLLHSRPGNRTPAADELRQDIMKTAFNWDDRDFQVADPSLLKAMAPTYFAVLPELVEEVEKGPRELEKTVLTSQIELDWSRTSITEVIHSMSVAFQIMDLEGPQFHSPELVAQWFTLMDNYRFLEPIMPILEQHDMLAELVLPVRSLMTVISLKFLNIDRALLYLSPPDDVDRSEVLVDGEEPYLNSAELLKQIHDILQAATSVGVPMAVPLAFAWSLIIHQMHVGYQDRAERRDLINNQRARGTFESEAIAPPTPPEGRQRRNSGGSLISIEQSPYDAFLEVANLERDMQVAETMAMVATSRGHVYNIISEMISCLGYGETAAFRPMIGARSRVVFEDLLKRTFHVVGYQTEPVACLLYLLSGSKSYWDISSEVPNSAALDIYTQMLTDPLLRTQYTEQSHNRYPYEFIPFTEICRSLLAALVSDKQSSEQIVGWLYRTPSLTIEWNPMWDRSYHLVHEDENTNSFCMDEDIDLFSARSFRKVAPQEKFTIPSGTYGRFVTDIGRVAKLEFEHSALALLGKRLEVYLSDGAWDSGLGQLTTDDLAEAISLLAVMLRTEVLRSTGRSPKPNTESAIKVLQETSSSLPRNNDIIKVVCGILNGLIEEDPTQLDAGKFKVMTASLQFLHAVLPVVPGRVWSYMSNCGLISSEGRSGRLSRITGNLDMYAERVDFLQSAVKLFSSLVENAMSSAAQRKTAASPNARVRIDENPWAGMSEKILSQVCLAIAQTAVDIFENSATWRFESEVGESIVITEVVNIMTSLLFYTYSMGSPESTKNLTSCLLEASRYIIEGFLAPASSSLRFQPLLTSLLAAFKITDSTLYPYRSRIVSERLTGVVSFATIILRVASYLDHPTAAIQTQLFKCAALVARLPAIKHSFKMPVIALLSALVENAGKGSGEPPSLLGYLGPQVSHSFIQIASQLDKPFDRIPEVVRTWNFFSIILRNRQQWMANCLLTGKTPRQALKGDAKMAEISPDSVLSTALEKLRSIATQPSQEALAILDFFTSAQNYWAWTIFAMQKDKSFLGSLRSYVKNLKAPELVFKNDPAEAGYQARIAAYIAETFAMQLYHLRQMRQAQDFATKVVEDLDYFLRHGVQVADYNASLHSNFAKNFSQRYPGLELDDFKRTVLVPKNLGAQYYYGMDFAEKMLGYDAGWAGAGSKKNGFRTEMEKANLNLSLVEAEVALFHAWEYLILELSSCLLPKSGIISRQMIQVAEQCLEANQRPSAPDHIFVRLAESRANLTLTLLKRLADCSQLPKDFTQLLTLVATTINVVDNPFATENITYFRTLLRILFVTLRGTKLSSNAPAPAKAGPETSVAATQLVITILDRVVAQSFRALAGLVHEPGSPTEPDDMALVTGILQACLAVPGLDQCQGQIITIMSNHNIFQVATSLFSWSDKLVGRNGDPVYGEISLLFLLELSSLPQIAEQLAVNGILGHITSANIAGFLRRKNITPFTESVNKMRCYSIWSRALLPMLINILGALGPTIAPEVAFVLNQFPNLLESSIERLAAPGMDRTIPTMSFGSEDSTRTHPFYITLATMNEIHSLSLLAKVLGALRENNTRDIPEVTGWDSGKVLEHVEFWLQSRKVLRERLLPLTEREREWWGMKTREGAGGGDCQTVLEEKVVGVLEGVRDVLMAGEEGEE; translated from the exons ATGGCTGCCCCAACTGACAAAACATacttcccccccctcgaGGACTGCTTGAAGGGCAGGGCTCCTCTTCT CTCATGGAGACTTGTCGCATCCGCCCTCGAAGATTCGAATAGCGACCGACTGACCAGCACTGCCGTATCGGATTTTCTTCGAGATGGCTTCGTCCATCAGCTAATAAAAGAGCCCACCAAACCATTTAGTCCCCCAACGAACCAGTCCAAGCTCGATTTCCAAACCAGGACGGGCGCCATTAATGTTGTACCATCACCAAAGGACCCCTACGACCTGAAGCAGATCAAGGAGGACGCAGCATGGCTAAGCAAGAATGCGAATGTCAACGAGGTGGCTGCGCTGCgcattgtggtggtggaataTCAGTCACGCGCCCACAGCCATCTTACCGGACCCTTCTCAACACAGGATGCCGCCAACATTCGGGAAGCTGCCGGTGTCAGCGATGCCCAGGCCTCGAGCTTCCTTTCTAGTCTCAAcgtggtggcagtggtggaTGCCGAAGCAAACTGGGCCGAGTTCGAAAGCGAGACGAAACGTCGCCAGCGCCTTATCACGACGTTTCTAACCGAAAGACGGTCTTTCTTCGCCTCGGCTGATGCCTTTACAACCTTTTTGCTACATTCGCGACCCGGTAATAGAACACCAGCGGCAGACGAGTTACGGCAGGACATTATGAAGACTGCCTTCAACTGGGATGACCGCGACTTCCAAGTTGCCGACCCATCGCTCCTCAAAGCCATGGCACCCACCTATTTTGCAGTTCTTCCCGAGTtggtcgaggaggtggaaaagggtCCACGGGAGCTCGAGAAGACGGTCTTGACCTCCCAGATCGAGTTGGATTGGAGTCGGACATCCATCACCGAAGTTATCCACTCCATGTCGGTGGCATTTCAGATCATGGATCTTGAAGGCCCACAATTCCATTCTCCGGAACTTGTTGCGCAATGGTTTACCCTCATGGATAACTACCGATTCCTGGAGCCCATCATGCCGATTCTTGAACAACATGATATGCTTGCCGAGCTGGTCCTCCCTGTTCGGAGCTTAATGACTGTCATTTCACTGAAGTTTCTCAATATCGACCGTGCGCTTTTGTACCTGTCGCCCCCAGACGATGTCGATCGGAGTGAGGTGCtggtggatggtgaagaGCCCTACCTCAACTCGGCCGAGCTTCTAAAACAAATCCATGACATCCTCCAGGCGGCTACCAGCGTTGGTGTACCAATGGCTGTTCCGCTTGCCTTTGCGTGGTCCTTGATCATTCACCAGATGCACGTCGGCTACCAGGATAGAGCCGAGCGGAGGGATTTGATCAACAACCAAAGGGCCAGAGGCACGTTCGAATCAGAGGCCATCGCGCCTCCTACACCGCCAGAAGGGCGACAGCGACGAAATTCCGGCGGAAGTTTGATCTCGATCGAGCAATCACCCTACGACGCCTTTCTGGAAGTTGCAAACCTGGAGCGAGACATGCAAGTGGCCGAAACAATGGCCATGGTGGCTACCTCGAGGGGCCATGTCTACAATATCATCAGCGAGATGATTAGCTGTCTGGGCTATGGCGAGACAGCTGCTTTTCGACCGATGATTGGTGCTCGTTCACGCGTGGTGTTTGAAGACCTCTTGAAGCGGACTTTCCACGTTGTGGGCTACCAGACTGAGCCTGTTGCATGTCTGCTGTATTTGTTGTCTGGCAGCAAGTCATACTGGGACATCTCTTCAGAAGTCCCCAACTCGGCTGCGCTAGACATATACACTCAGATGCTCACAGACCCGCTCTTGAGAACACAGTACACCGAACAGTCGCACAATAGATACCCATACGAATTCATCCCCTTCACCGAGATATGTCGATCGTTGTTGGCAGCTCTGGTGTCCGACAAGCAGAGCTCGGAGCAGATAGTCGGATGGCTTTACAGAACACCAAGTCTGACCATCGAGTGGAATCCCATGTGGGATCGATCATATCATCTGGTGCATGAAGATGAAAATACGAATTCATTCTGCATGGATGAGGACATCGACCTGTTTAGCGCACGATCCTTCAGGAAAGTCGCGCCTCAAGAAAAATTCACCATTCCGAGCGGAACATATGGCCGGTTCGTCACCGATATTGGCAGAGTAGCCAAGCTCGAGTTTGAACACTCGGCTCTGGCGCTGCTTGGGAAACGCCTCGAGGTATACCTGTCGGACGGGGCGTGGGACAGCGGGTTAGGGCAACTTACCACGGACGACCTTGCGGAAGCGATATCCCTCCTGGCTGTCATGTTGCGGACAGAAGTTCTCAGGAGCACGGGTAGAtcacccaaaccaaacacAGAGAGcgccatcaaggttcttCAAgaaaccagcagcagcctcccgCGTaacaacgacatcatcaaagTCGTGTGTGGGATCCTGAATGGCTTGATTGAAGAGGATCCTACTCAGCTGGATGCCGGCAAGTTCAAGGTGATGACGGCCTCCCTCCAGTTTCTCCATGCGGTGCTACCAGTGGTCCCCGGCCGGGTTTGGTCATACATGTCCAACTGTGGTCTCATCAGCAGCGAGGGGCGGTCCGGTCGACTCTCCAGAATCACCGGCAACCTGGACATGTACGCGGAGCGGGTAGACTTCCTGCAGTCCGCTGTGAAGCTGTTCTCCAGCTTGGTGGAAAACGCAATGTCGAGTGCTGCGCAGCGGAAGACGGCGGCGAGCCCCAATGCCCGCGTCAGAATTGACGAGAACCCATGGGCCGGCATGTCGGAGAAGATTCTGTCTCAAGTGTGCCTTGCGATAGCCCAGACCGCTGTAGACATCTTTGAAAACTCAGCGACATGGAGATTTGAGTCAGAGGTGGGCGAAAGCATTGTGATCACAGAGGTGGTGAACATCATGACCAGCCTGCTCTTCTACACATATAGCATGGGTTCGCCGGAATCGACCAAGAACTTGACAAGCTGCCTGTTGGAGGCTTCTCGGTACATCATTGAAGGCTTTTTGGCTCCCGCGTCCAGCTCGCTTCGATTCCAACCACTATTGACCTCGCTCCTGGCCGCCTTCAAAATCACCGACTCGACACTCTACCCTTATCGATCCCGTATTGTATCGGAAAGACTCACGGGGGTGGTTTCGTTTGCCACCATTATCCTGAGAGTTGCTAGCTACCTGGACCACCCCACGGCCGCCATCCAAACGCAGCTATTCAAGTGCGCCGCCCTTGTTGCTAGACTTCCAGCCATCAAGCACTCCTTCAAGATGCCTGTCATAGCACTGCTGAGCGCACTGGTCGAAAATGCCGGCAAAGGTTCCGGTGAACCGCCATCATTGCTTGGCTACCTTGGCCCGCAAGTGTCTCACTCGTTCATTCAGATTGCCTCCCAGTTGGACAAGCCCTTTGACAGGATAcccgaggtggtgaggaccTGGAACTTCTTTTCCATCATCCTACGCAACCGGCAACAGTGGATGGCGAACTGTCTTCTCACCGGCAAGACCCCTCGCCAGGCTCTCAAGGGTGACGCAAAGATGGCAGAGATCTCACCAGACTCGGTACTGTCCACAGCGTTGGAGAAGCTTCGGTCTATTGCCACGCAGCCTAGCCAGGAAGCCCTCGCCATTCTGGACTTTTTCACGTCGGCACAGAACTACTGGGCTTGGACCATCTTTGCCATGCAAAAGGATAAGTCCTTTTTGGGTAGCCTGCGGTCCTATGTCAAGAACCTCAAAGCTCCCGAGCTCGTCTTTAAGAACGACCCGGCCGAGGCGGGTTACCAAGCCAGGATAGCAGCTTACATTGCCGAGACCTTTGCAATGCAGCTTTACCACTTGCGGCAGATGCGGCAGGCGCAGGACTTTGCCACCAAGGTTGTGGAAGACCTCGACTATTTCCTTAGGCATGGTGTTCAGGTAGCGGATTATAATGCCTCACTACACTCTAACTTTGCAAAGAATTTCAGTCAGAGGTATCCAGGTCTTGAGTTGGATGACTTTAAGAGGACCGTCCTGGTACCCAAGAATCTTGGAGCACAGTACTATTATGGCATGGATTTCGCTGAAAAGATGCTCGGATATGATGCGGGTTGGGCGGGAGCCGGGTCTAAAAAGAATGGTTTCCGGAcagagatggagaaggccaaTCTCAACCTGTCGCTTGTGGAAGCCGAGGTG GCCCTCTTCCATGCTTGGGAGTATCTCATTCTCGAACTCAGCAGTTGCTTGTTGCCAAAGAGCGGCATCATTTCGAGGCAAATGATTCAAGTGGCAGAGCAGTGCCTGGAGGCCAACCAAAGACCTTCAGCTCCGGACCACATCTTTGTCCGACTTGCCGAGTCGAGAGCTAACTTGACCCTGACGCTGCTGAAGCGTTTGGCTGATTGCTCACAGCTACCCAAGGACTTTACCCAGCTCCTGACTCTGGTTGCCACAACCATCAATGTGGTCGACAACCCTTTTGCCACAGAAAACATTACCTACTTCCGCACACTCCTGAGGATACTCTTCGTCACGCTCCGCGGCACCAAGCTCTCTTCCAATGCACCCGCTCCCGCAAAGGCGGGCCCCGAGACCTCGGTAGCGGCCACGCAGTTGGTGATCACCATTCTCGACCGTGTAGTGGCTCAGTCTTTCCGTGCATTGGCTGGTCTTGTCCACGAGCCTGGCTCCCCTACTGAGCCTGACGACATGGCTTTGGTGACTGGCATCCTCCAGGCTTGTCTCGCCGTCCCCGGCCTCGACCAATGCCAGGGGcagatcatcaccatcatgtcCAACCACAACATCTTCCAGGTCGCCACCTCACTATTCAGCTGGTCCGACAAGCTCGTCGGTCGCAACGGCGACCCAGTCTACGGCGAGATCTCCTTGCTGTTCCTCCTTGAACTCTCGTCCCTCCCCCAGATCGCCGAACAGCTTGCCGTCAACGGCATCCTGGGTCACATCACCTCGGCCAACATTGCCGGCTTCCTCCGCAGGAAGAACATCACCCCCTTTACGGAATCCGTCAACAAGATGCGCTGCTACTCGATCTGGTCTCGTGCCCTCCTGCCAATGCTAATCAACATCCTCGGCGCCTTGGGTCCTACCATCGCGCCCGAGGTAGCCTTTGTGTTGAACCAGTTCCCGAACTTGCTTGAATCATCTATCGAGAGGCTCGCAGCCCCGGGAATGGACAGAACAATCCCCACCATGTCCTTTGGCTCAGAAGACAGCACCAGAACCCACCCTTTTTACATTACC